One Xiphophorus maculatus strain JP 163 A chromosome 10, X_maculatus-5.0-male, whole genome shotgun sequence genomic region harbors:
- the LOC102223561 gene encoding leucine-rich repeat-containing protein 51-like encodes MYGPPIDLSFKDLNNVTDALAEIPRRPLRPLKIDLNNKYLSQSMRLNNNNITNLVGLEFILNHFLAQPSSLGWLDLSCNKITSIEHVLCELKELRVLYLHGNDIWSLTEISKLGELNYLHTITLHGNGIENVKGYRNYVISMLPHLKRMDFSAVTRQEKVLASIWPTNIKRPRTRPQDASEDD; translated from the exons ATGTATGGTCCTCCAATAGATCTGTCTTTCAAAGACCTCAACAATGTCACAG ATGCTCTGGCGGAGATTCCCCGCCGTCCCCTGCGACCTTTAAAGATCGACTTGAACAACAAGTACCTGAGCCAGTCGATGCgtctgaacaacaacaacatcacaAATCTCGTTGGCCTTGAAttcattttgaatcattttctgGCTCAGCCATCATCGCTTGGCTGGCTGGATCTCTCCTGCAACAAAATAACAAGCATTGAACAT GTTCTATGTGAGCTAAAGGAGCTGCGTGTTTTGTATCTGCATGGCAATGACATCTGGAGCCTGACTGAAATAAGCAAATTAGGAGAGTTGAATTATCTGCACACCATCACGCTTCATGGAAATGGGATCGAAAACGTAAAGGGCTACAG GAATTACGTTATTTCGATGTTGCCTCACCTGAAGAGGATGGACTTCAGTGCTGTGACTCGCCAGGAGAAGGTCTTGGCTTCTATTTGGCCTACGAACATCAAACGTCCCAGAACAAGACCCCAAGATGCGTCAGAAGATGATTAA